Proteins from one Patagioenas fasciata isolate bPatFas1 chromosome 6, bPatFas1.hap1, whole genome shotgun sequence genomic window:
- the SNX7 gene encoding sorting nexin-7, with translation MEAEGQVPGPPLPPPSPGGRGGAGTGTELPAGAPGAARGPLLAAADVLALDDEEDDLEVFSKDTSLTEVNSFSPSVPISPSSMINQYKFEDEPELKDLFITVDDPESHITAIETFITYRVVTKTSRGEFDSSEYEVRRRYQDFLWLKSKLEEAHPTLIIPPLPEKFIMKGMVERFSDEFIETRRKALHKFLNRIADHPTLTFNEDFKIFLTAQAWELSSHKKQGPGLLSRMGQTVRAVASSVRGGVKNRPEMFTEMNDYVETFSQKINVLDKIAHRIYKEEREYFNEMKEYGPIHTLWSASEEDIADSLKGVASCIDKCCKATEKRMAGLSENLLPILHEYVLYSDILMGVLKRRDQIQGELDSRVDALANKKTEKDLFSEEIGKLEDKVECANNALKADWDRWKQNMQCDMRSTFTNVAENNLHYYEECLATWESFLASQTVDLHVEEDSEERP, from the exons ATGGAGGCAGAGGGCCAGGTACCGGGGCCTCCgctccccccgccctcccccggcGGCAGGGGAGGGGCCGGGACCGGGACCGAGCTCCCCGCCGGTGCCCCCGGCGCGGCACGGGGGCCGCTGCTCGCCGCCGCCGACGTGCTGGCGTTGGACGACGAGGAGGACGACCTGGAGGTGTTCAGCAAG GATACATCACTGACTGAGGTAAACTCATTCAGTCCTTCAGTGCCAATATCCCCCTCATCAATGATAAACCAGTATAAATTTGAGGATGAACCAGAATTAAAAGATCTCTTCATTACAGTCGATGATCCTGAAAGCCACATTACAGCCATTGAAACATTTATTACATACAGAGTAGTCACAAAG ACTTCTCGTGGTGAATTTGACTCTAGTGAATATGAAGTTCGAAGACGATATCAGGATTTCCTTTGGCTGAAAAGTAAACTTGAAGAAGCACATCCGACATTGATTATTCCT CCATTGCCTGAAAAATTCATAATGAAAGGAATGGTGGAACGATTTAGTGATGAATTCATTGAGACTCGAAGAAAAGCTTTACATAAATTTTTGAACCGTATTGCTGATCATCCAACTTTAACTTTTAATGAAGACTTCAAAATTTTTCTTACTGCACAGGCCTGG GAACTTTCCTCGCACAAGAAGCAGGGTCCCGGTTTGCTGAGCAGGATGGGACAGACCGTCAGAGCTGTAGCATCTTCAGTAAGAGGAGGAGTTAAAAATCGTCCTGAGATGTTTACAGAAATGAACGATTACGTGGAAACATTTAGTCAGAAAATAAATGTTCTAGACAAAATAGCGCATAGAATTTACAAGGAAGAAAGGG agtattttaatgaaatgaaGGAATACGGTCCTATCCACACACTCTGGTCAGCATCGGAAGAAGATATAGCAGACTCCCTGAAAGGTGTTGCCAGCTGCATCGACAAGTGTTGCAAGGCCACGGAGAAGCGAATGGCAGGGCTCTCGGAAAACCTGCTGCCGATTTTACATGAATATGTTCTCTACAGTGACATTCTAATG GGTGTTTTGAAAAGGAGAGACCAAATTCAAGGCGAGCTTGACTCCCGAGTTGATGCTTTAGCcaataaaaagacagaaaaggacctg TTCTCAGAAGAGATTGGGAAACTTGAAGACAAAGTCGAATGTGCCAATAATGCTCTGAAAGCAGATTGGGACAGGTGGAAGCAAAACATGCAGTGTGACATGAGATCAACGTTCACTAATGTGGCTGAGAATAATCTCCATTATTATGAAGAG tgccttGCTACGTGGGAGTCCTTCCTAGCATCTCAAACAGTGGATCTTCATGTGGAAGAAGATTCTGAAGAGAGGCCTTGA